The genomic stretch AAAAGGAACAGATAAAAAGAAGGGATACGATAAGGAGTATCGACACAAGGTTGTCGTCAATCGAAGTCGATATGAAGGGTGGGATCTGGATGAGGTTCTAACATCAAACTTCGACAAATGGTGGAGGGGTCATAGTCATCTATTTGTCGAGACACCGACCAAAACAACAGAAATACTAAAACCAGAAAATATGGTGTTAGAGGATTACTATCGTTATTTCAGGATAGATAGTCGTATGTCGAACACCGACACTATTCAGTCGATGAGACAACATCTGAAATCTAATCGTCGTAGGTCGAGGTGGTCATCCAAATGGACACCGTTGGGTGAGATAAGACAAGAGAAACTATTCAACATCTACAACACGATGATAATGTGGTTACAGGGAATGTCGACAAAGGAAATACTAACAAGTGGATTGTTTAGGACAAGTCGGGGTAGGGAAGTACGATATGAAGTGGATGTGGGTAGTGGTGGTAGGTCTACATTGTTCCGTCGTGGTAGTAAGGTGAACCGAGAACCAATGGAGAAAAGGTCATCAAAAGTAAACTCAGACAGGATGAGAAAAGATTTACTAGAACCAGGTCGACGATTGGTTCTCATCGTATGTGATGGGTATTTTTCTAAACATCCCCGAGGTAAGAGGTATTTTGGAAAGTGAGTTATGAAGTGTCTTTGTATTCACCTTAGAATGACTTTTAGAAGAGATTAGAGACAGGTTAGACAATGGTTAGTGTGTTTGTATCAGTAGGGGGATAAAATACGATACAGACGAATACAGACGATCCAGTAAATACCCCGAAAATAGAAAAACACCTAAAATCAGGGACTTACAGACCTCATATTAGTAAACAAATTAGTAAACATTAGAAAATAGATACATCCAATAATTTCTAAAAAACTAATAGAAACAATGACTTGGAGAGGTGGCAGAGTGGTCGAATGCGGCGGTCTTGAAAACCGTTGACGGGCAACCGTCCGGGGGTTCGAATCCCTCCCTCTCCGCCATGTCTACTTGAGAAGATTCTAATTTTGGATTTCGTCAAATGTTGATTTCTGCCCAATCACTTATGGAAATATACGGGGAAGAGCAGACCCGTATCCTGGACTGTCGATATGTGCTCAGCGACCCCACAGCCGGTATCGGTTCATATCGACAAGGCCATATTCCAGGGTCTATTTACTTGGATCTCAGTGAAAATCTGTCGAGTCCCATCAGAGCTGGAACAGGTCGTCACCCACTACCCGCCGCGGACTCTTTTGCGGAGGCGATAGGCAAGTGGGGGGTGGCAGACGATTCGACGGTGATCGCCTACGACGATGGGCCAGGTGCGATGGCAGCTCGATGCTGGTGGTTGCTGCGCTGGTTCGGTCATCAATCCGTCTATGTACTTGATGGCGGTCTAGACGCTTGGGTCGAGCAAGGAGGACCACTTTTCGATGAGGTTGGGGCGTATCCACCTGCGCAGTTTACCGGTCGGCCGCAACAGAACCACTGGATTGACGCTGATACACTGATGCGGGCTATCGATGATCCAGACCAGTTGATCATTGATGCAAGGGAAAACAAACGATTCCTCGGTTTGGAGGAGCCAATCGACCGCATTGCAGGCCACATGCCCAGCGCTATTAATCGACCATTCCAGCACAATCTTTGGGGTGGTTGCTTCAAATCGGCCAAATCACTCAGGCAGGAATTTGTTGAACTGATCGGTGACGCTCCCCCTAGTCAGGTTATACACAGTTGCGGATCAGGTGTGACTGCCTGTCATAATCTTTTAGCTATGGAGGTAGCTGGGTTATCTGGATCGCGCTTGTACCCGGGATCGTGGAGTGAGTGGATTACAGATCCTTCCCGTCCCATCATCTCGATGATGTGATGCCGGTGTCTATCTGGCGAGAAGCCCGGCCCAGATTGGCAGCACCATGAAGCAGGCGCTGATGCGGTAGGTAGTCGCAGTTAGTTGTCAGTCTATTTCAAGGCAGAAAGAACCTTTTCCATGCTGTCCTTGGCATCGCCGAATAACATCTTGGTTTTATCCCGGTAGAACAAGGGATTATCGACACCCGCGTACCCGGTCGCCATGCTGCGTTTCAATACGATAGTTGTTTTTGACTTCCACACCTCGAGCACAGGCATTCCTGCTATCGGTCCTTCCAGGTCTTCTTGAGCCGATGGGTTAACGATGTCGTTTGCACCAATCACGAGGACCACATCCGTATCCGGAAGATCATCGTTGATTTCATCCATTTCCAGTACGATATCGTAAGGTACTTTTGCCTCCGCAAGGAGAACGTTCATGTGCCCCGGCATCCTGCCAGCAACTGGATGTATGGCAAATCTCACATCGGTATTGTTGCCGCGCAGCACCTTGGTCAGTTCAGATACGGGATGCTGTGCGTGGGCAACCGCCATACCATATCCAGGAACAATAACCACGCTGTTGGCTTCTCGCAGCAAATGAGCGGATTCATTGTGGTTGATCGAAATGACCTGTTGATCGCTAACCGGCGATGAGCTCGCACTGCTTGATGCGCCAAATCCTCCGAGAATAACAGCAAGAAAACGTCGGTTCATGGCGCGACACATGATGTAGCTCAGTATTGCACCACTGCTTCCCACCAGTGCGCCGGTCACAATCAGCAGGTCATTTTCGAGCATAAAGCCGGTTGCTGCGGCGGCCCAACCCGAATAGCTGTTGAGCATCGATATCACAACCGGCATGTCCGCACCGCCGATTGCCATAACCATATGCGCTCCGAATATAAGTGCCAGTACTGTGGCAATAATGAGTGGACTGAGTCCAGTCTCTAGGCCGCTCGCCGAAATAAACTGCCAGCCGAACCACAGACAGGCGAGTCCTATAGCAAGGTTGATTAGGTGCCGGCCGGGGATGGTAAGGGGGTGGCTGTTAATGAGACCCTGAAGTTTTCCGAAAGCAATAACCGACCCGGTAAAGGTCACCGCTCCTATCAATACCCCCAGATAGATTTCAATTTCGTGAATCGTCTTTTCTACACCCGAATATCCAACAGTAGGATCAAGGTAGGTCCCGATGCCGACTAAAACAGCCGCCAGTCCAACAAAGCTGTGCAGCAGCGCGACCAGTTGCGGCATAGCGGTCATTTGAACGCGGGTAGCGACTAGTGTCCCGATCCCGCCCCCAGCCACCATCAGAACGATGATCAGTGTGTAGTTACCCACCGCTGGGTTGCTGACCGTGGCTACGATGGCAATCGTCATCCCCAGGATTCCGAAGAGATTGCCTCGCCGAGCACTTTCCTGGTGGCTCAGCCCGCCAAGGCTGAGGATAAACAATACGCTGGCGGCAATATAGGCTGAGGTGATAATTCCGGCGGACACGGTTAGATATCCCTCCGGAACATTCGCAGCATTCTGTGGGTGACCAGAAACCCGCCACTGATATTGATACTTGCGATCAGTAGGGAAACTGCTGCTAACAGAACGACCATTGATGATCCAGCGTCAATCTTAAGCAGAGCACCGATCACAATAATTCCGCTGATGGCGTTTGTTACGCTCATCAGAGGAGTGTGTAGTGCAGGAGTAACATTCCAGATCACTTGCCACCCGATAAAGATGGCAAGAATAAACACTGTAAAGTGATTCATGAACGAACTGGGCGCAACAGCACCGACACCCAGGATAATCGCCATAACTACACCGAGACTGATCAGGGTGGTGACGGAGTTTTGTTTCTTGGGCGACTCAGCCGAGCCTGTGGTAACACTAGGAGGCGGAGAGGTGGGTTGTTCTACCGGGATCGCAGGTTCGATCTTCGGTGGTGGCCAGGTGATCTCGCCAGAGCGTGTAACCGTCATGGACCGTATAACATCGTCATCCATGTCAAGTTCGATCTGGCCATTTTTTTCTGGACAGATGTCAGTCAGAAGGTGTCGGATGTTGGTTCCGTAAAGCTGACTTGACTGTGCTGGCATTCTGCTGGGAAGGTCGGTATATCCGATCACGCGTACCCCGTTGGCGCTGGTCACCCGGCCAGGCTGGGTGAGTTCACAGTTGCCACCTTGCTCAGCGGCCAGGTCAACAATAACACTACCGTCCTTCATGGAATCTACCATCTCAGCCGTGATTAAACGTGGTGCGGGTTTACCGGGCACAAGGGCTGTAGTGATTATGATGTCCACTTCTTTGGCCTGTTCTGTAAATAGCGCCATCTCCGCAGCAATGAATTCTTCACTCATTGTTTTGGCATAGCCCCCGACCCCGATGCCGTCCTCAGCAAAATTCAGCATTAGAAACTCGGCACCCATGCTCTCAACCTGTTCTTTCACTTCGGGACGGGTATCAAAAGCACGAACGCTCGCACCCATGCTTCCAGCAGCAGCTATGGCAGCGAGTCCTGCTACACCGGCGCCTATCACCAGTATCCGAGCTGGCGGCACCTTGCCGGCGGCGCTGATCTGACCAGCGAAGAATCTGCCAAACTCACCGGCCGATTCTATGATTGCGCGATATCCCGCCACGTTAGCCATAGAACTCAGGGCGTCGAGTTTCTGCGCTCGTGAGATCCTTGGTACGGCGTCCATAGCCAGAACACTTGCTCCGGTATCCGACAGGCGAGACACAAGCTCTGAATTCTGCCCTGGCCATACAAAACAGATTAGGGTCTGTTCTTGGTTGAGAAGTGACGCCTCGTGAAGTCCGAGATCGGGGTGATCGGATGGGGCCCTTACCTTGAGTAGAATATCACTGGATTCCCAAATCTCCTCTGGACTGGTGAGAATCACGGCCCCGCTTTGGGCATACGCAGCATCTGAGAAACTCGCAGCTCTGCCGGCATTGGTTTCGAGTTTAACGTTGAAGCCCAACTGAATCAGGTGGGTGACGACCTCAGGTGTTACTGCTACACGACATTCTTCGGGATAAATTTCTCTGGGTATTCCTATTTGCATGCAGCTAAGTCGCACCTTCTATGTTGTTGCATCTTCTGTAAGATGCCCGCCCGGACACCGAGCACGAATCCGTTGCATTGTGGTGCCAGTGTATAGCCACAATCGATCGACAGGGACGGATCAATAGACACCCGGATACGCAGACAGCGCTAACCATATCGAATCACCAGAAAATCCGGTATCCTTCCCCTTCCGTAATTATAATTCATTCGAACCAGATTTATGGTGGCAGGGTCAGGAGAAATATTTCAGGATCTGAGTGATTGCGCCCGTCGAATTGAAGGGCTCAGGGGGTATCTTTGACTATGACAGTCGAAAAGAGCGTCTCGAGGAAATTCTGCTTCGGTTAGAGGACCCTACACTGTGGGATGATCCCGAAGAGGCGCAGCGCCTCGGGCAGGAAAGAGCCAGACTCGAAGAAACAGTGGGGCAGCTGGACGATCTGTCTCGCATGGCCGGTGATTTGCTTGATTTGCTAGAGCTAGCACGACTTGAAGATGATGAGGAAACGATAGAGGAGGTAGCAAAAGAATCTGAGGAGGTCAAACAGAAACTGGAGAAGCTTGAGTTTCGGAGAATGTTTTCCGGCGAGGCGGATGAAGCCAGCGCGTTTGTAGATATCCAGGCGGGTTCTGGAGGAACCGAGGCGCAAGACTGGGCAGAAATGCTTCTTCGAATGTATTTGCGCTGGTCAGAATCAGGTCGATACTCGGTAGAATTGGTTGAAAAGTCAGAGGGCGAGGTTGCCGGTATCAAAAGCGCGACCATCCATGTCAGTGGCGAGTATGCTTATGGTTATCTCAGAACCGAAACCGGTGTTCACAGGTTGGTCAGAAAATCCCCTTTTGATTCCGGAAACCGGCGGCATACGTCATTTGCCTCTGTGTTTGTCTATCCAGAGGTGGATGACCGATTTGAGATCGAAATCAATTCTGCAGACCTTCGAATCGATACTTATAGGGCAAGCGGTGCGGGTGGACAACATGTGAATAGGACTGATTCTGCGGTCCGGATTACTCATCTTCCCAGTGGGATTGTTGTGCAATGTCAGAATGATCGCTCTCAGCATCGTAATAGGGCAGAAGCCATGTCAATGCTGAAATCACGGCTTTACGAGGCCGAGATGCGTGCGCGGCAGGTGGAGCAGCAGAAACTGGAGGATTCTAAAGCGGATATAGGGTGGGGCAGTCAGATAAGGTCCTATGTTCTGGATCAATCTAGAATCAAAGACCTGCGTACGGGCGTGGAAACCGGTAATACGCAGGCGGTGTTAGACGGTGAGATTGGGCAATTTATCGAAGCGAGTTTAAAGGCTGGTCTATAAAGGTATTGAAGAGATAGAAACATGGTAAACGACATACATGACCAGACCGTACAGAGGAAGGAGAAGCTGTCCAGGTTGCGCCAGCAGGGAAATCCGTACCCTAATGATTTCCGTCGAGACAGCTGTGCAAAGGATGTACTTGAGCAGTGCGAAAAACTCAGCTCTGAACAACCCGAAACAAGAGGTGGCGAGGTTAAGTTGGCTGGACGGCTTATCTCCAAGCGTATTATGGGCAAGGCCAGTTTCGCTCATATTCAGGATGAGTCGGGCAGAATCCAATTGTATGCGCAGCGTGACCGGTTGCCTGATGGACAATACAACGATTCGTTCAAGAAGCTTGATATTGGAGATATCATTGGCGTCGTCGGTAAACCATTTATAACAAAGACGGGTGAGTTGACGATAGAGTTGTCTCAGTTTCAACTGTTGGTTAAATCGTTACATCCGCTGCCCGAAAAATATCATGGGCTGACGAACGTAGAAATTCGCTATCGTCAGAGGTATGTGGATTTACTGGTCAGCGAAGCTTCACGTGAAGTATTCCGTAAGCGGACAGCGACCGTCAGGTCGCTTCGCAAATTTTTAGATGATCGGGGCTACATCGAAATCGAATCGCCGATCATGCAGGCTATCCCAGGTGGTGCAAATGCGAAACCCTTCGTCACCCATCACAATGCGCTCGATCGGGATCTTTACCTGAGGGTCGCCCAGGAACTCTACATTAAGCGCTGCCTGGTTGGGGGCTTTGAACGAGTTTACGAATTGAACCGGAATTTCCGTAACGAGGGGTTGAGTACTCAGCACAATCCAGAGTTCACGATGCTTGAATACAACGAAGCCTATCTTGATTACATCGACTACATGGATTTGACCGAGGAAATGCTCAGAATGGTTGCCCAGAACGTCAACGGCACCACAAAGCTTGAATATGAAGGGCACAGTATCGACCTCGCTCAGCCTTTTGAAAGGCTGAGCATGTGTGAGGCTATCCTGCGGTATAACCCGAAATTATCCAGCGCTGATCTTACAGATCAAAATTCGTTGGCAAGCATACTGGCAACGCATGATCTTGAGGTCGATTCCGATTTGTCAGTGGGCAAGATGTTGATGCTGCTGTTCGAGGAGACCGTAGAGGATCACCTCATACAGCCTACCTATATAACTGGCTACCCGGAGGTAGTGTCACCGCTGTCCCGCCGCAATGACCATGATTCTTCCCTGACTGACCGGTTTGAGCTGTTTGTAGTGGGGCGGGAACTGGCTAACGGTTTTTCAGAGTTAAATGACGCGGAAGATCAAGCAACACGGTTTGAGCGGCAAGCCGCAGCAAAGTCGTCTGGGGATGAAGAAGCCATGTTTTTTGACCAGGACTACATCACAGCGCTGGAGTATGGTTTGCCACCCAACGCAGGCGGCGGACTCGGTGTTGACCGTTTTGTAATGCTGTTGACGGGGTGTTCATCGATCAGGGATGTGCTGTTGTTCCCTCACTTGCGATCTGACAGCAACAATTAGTGCGCTTTGATCTGTCCTTCTGATGCTGCTCTGATTGCCTGCGAGTCGCCATGATCCGGCCACTAGAACTGTTGATTGGGTTACGCTATACCCGGGCTAAAAGGCGCAATCATTTTATCTCCTTTATCTCGCTGACCTCGATTATCGGAATTGCGATCGGAGTATGGGCATTGATCACTGTTCTATCAATCATGAACGGCTTCGAAAGAGAACTAAGAGAAAGGATACTCTCCGTCGCATCACATGTGACTGTGAGTGGGCAGAACGGATGGCTTAATGAACAGGAAACAGTCAACCGCGAAATCAACAAACAAACGGAGATCCTGGCTTCGGCACCTTTTATTCTCGGTCAGGGCCTTTTGATGGGAGGTCGAATGGTCAAAGGTGCTTTGATTCGGGGCGTGCTGCCTGCACAGGAGGCTGGCGTTTCCAATTTGTCCGAGAACCTAAAACAAGGAAACTGGAATGCCCTCGAGTCTGGAAAATGGCAGATTGTTCTCGGATCCGAACTCGCCCGACAGCTTGGTGTTTCGGTGGGGCAGAAAGTAACTCTGGTTGCTCCGAAGGGTCAGATTACTCCAGCGGGGCTTTTACCCAGGCTTAAACGATTTACCGTTGCGGGAATCTTTGAACTCGGTATGTACGAGCACGATAGCGGTCTGGCGATTCTGCATCTAGATGACGCGAGTCGGCTATTCAAGACGGGGGCCTCAGTTAGCGGTTTGCGGTTGAAACTTCCGGACCTATACGACGCGCCCCGAATAAGAGATCAGCTTTCCAGAGCTCTGGGAGAGACGTACCGCGTAACTGACTGGACAATCCAGCACATCAATCTTTTCCGGGCGATAAAAATAGAGCGGCGGGTGATGTTCATCATTTTGCTGCTGATCGTTGCTGTAGCTGCATTCAATATCGTGTCTACTCTGGTCATGCTGGTGACTGATAAGCGCTCGGATATGGCTATTTTGCGAACCCTGGGATTGGGACCTCCTAGGGTGATGGCTATATTTATGATTCAGGGCACATTGATCGGCCTTGTCGGGACACTTATCGGCGGTGTCTCGGGCGTAATAACAGCTTTAAATGTAGAAACGCTGGTTCCCTGGCTGGAAAGTATGTTTGGTGTCGAGTTCTTTCCGTCAAGCGTATACGTGATCACCGATTTTCCTGCCCAGCTGAAGTGGGAAGATGTCTATCAGATAATTTCTATTTCGTTTGTCTTGAGTGTGGTCGCAACGTTGTACCCTGCGTGGAGGGCTGCGAAAACTGATCCGGCTGAGGTATTGCGATATGAGTAACCTCACTAGCCCGATCCTGGAGTGTGTCGGGTTGTACAAATCGTTTACAGAGGCAGGCGCCCTGGTTCAAGTGCTTAGCGGCGTCAACCTGACTGTAGCGGCAGGTGAAACTGTTGCGATTGTCGGCACGTCGGGCAGCGGGAAGAGTACCTTTATGCACTTACTGGGTGGGCTGGACAAACCAACACAGGGCAGCGTTGAATTATGTGGCCAGTCACTGACTGGTCTGAGTGAAAAGGCTATCGGGTTGCTTCGGAACCGGTCGCTTGGATTTGTCTATCAGTTTCATCATCTCTTACCGGAGTTTTCCGCTCTGGAAAACGTTGCAATGCCGTTATTGATTCGTGGTGAAACTCACACTTCAGCGTTGTCTCATGCGTCACTGTTATTGGGAAAGGTGGGTTTAAAGGCACGAGAACATCATAAACCAAGCGAACTCTCTGGCGGAGAACGGCAGCGAACCGCTGTAGCCCGCGCGCTCGTTGGCCAACCCGACTGCGTCCTGGCCGACGAGCCAACAGGGAATCTTGATTACGAGACAGCAAAGTCAGTTCAAGAGCTTTTTCTCACTCTCAATAATGAGTTTGGTACGAGTCTTGTCATGGCTACCCATGACCTTGGGTTAGCGCAGAAACTCGATCATACCTACAAATTGGCGAACGGAATCCTGCAGAAAATTTCTAGTTAGGCGACAGCTTGATTGCTTACCGATATTCACTAGAATGTAAACAGCAAAGATCAAGGACGATATCAGCAGGCAAGGATGCCTCGAATTTTTACCATTGCATTGGGCTATACAGCCGGCGCGCTGCTTATTCACCTGTGCGCTACAGTGACAGACCTCTTGTGGGCTTGTTGTGTAGTCTGTTTATTCCTAGTTGTAACAAGACGATGGTCTCGTTATCTGATTTGTATTGGTTTCGGTATTTTGTGGGCCACAGCCTATGTGCAATACCAACTCGATAAACGTCCCGATGCTCAATTCTTAAACCAGCCAGTTACAGCTGTCGGAGTAATAGACAGTATCCCGATTGTTAGAGCGAATCACACACAATTCGACTTTAATCTCGACCGCCTGACTGTTGGGACAGTCACAGGAGCCAGTCGGAGTAAGGTTCGCCTGCGATGGTATGGCGATCGACCGTTACTCGAGCCAGGGCAGAGGTGGCAGCTACAGATTAAGCTAAAGCCTGTTCGTGGGTATCGTAACGCAGGTACCCATGATCGGGAGTTGTTCTATTTCAGAAATCACATTCAGGCAACAGGTTATGTGTATAAAACAACCCCACTCCTGTTGGGAAAAGATGACTCATGGGACATTGTCCTGTTTCTCCGTCATCGTCTCCGGCTAAAGATTCAAGAAGCATTGGGAGGACAGCCCAGTCTAGGCATTATCTCGGCACTTGCTATTGGCGAGCGTTCAGGGATTTCCGCGGAACAATGGGAGATATTTCGAATGTCCGGCATAGGGCATTTGATGGCGATTTCTGGTTTGCACGTCGGTCTTGCGAGTCTTTTTGGTTGCCTCTTTATTAGATTACTATGGTGTGTAGGTCTGTTGTCGAGCGTAAAGACTCCACGCTCGCACCTGGTATCAGCGGGAGGCTTTCTGTTCGGGTTGGCTTATGCAGCTTTATCAGGTTTCCCACTCCCCACGGTAAGGGCGTTGACGATGTTATCGACGTATACAATTGTAGGTGCCTTGGCTAACCGGCTCCATCGACCTGAAGTATTCCTTGGGCTTGCTATGCTAGCGGTGGGCATACTGAATCCAATAGACGTGAGTTCCGCTGGGTTCTGGTTGTCCTTTGTGGCGGTATGGATAATCTTCCGTACGCATAAAGTTTATCGCGATAAATATCCGACATTGGGTCGCCCATCAACGGGTAGCGGGTCTATTAGGTGGGCGGTTCGCGATTACGTATTCACCTTATGTGTTATCCAACTTGCTTTGTTTATTGGTTTGCTGCCCCTGCAGGCTCTGTTTTTTGGAAATATCTCTTTCGTCTCACCTTTTGTAAATCTGTTTTATGTCCCACTGTTTGGGCTGTTGGTTGTACCACTGGTTCTGAGTGGCTGCTTTGCCTTGGTCTTTATTGATGAGTCGATTGGTGGAGGACTGTTAGTCGCCAGTGGCTGGCTGGTAACCCGGCTCATGGAGCCGCTGGCCGAACTTGATCAGTTCTATTTTTCGACTCTCGATCTGTCGAATAACCATCAACAACTCATCGTTCTGGGAATGTTGGTAGGCACGGGCATGTATGTAAAAAAGCTTCGTCTAATCCTTGTCATAATTGTAACGGTGATTCTATTGGCCAGCTCAACGCTCGCTTCTGTCCTTGGAGATCGTGAAGTACGGATGCGTGTCTTAGACATTGGTCAGGGGCTGGCGGTGCTGATTCAAACACGTGATCACGCCATGTTGTTTGATACCGGGCCAAGCTTTGGACAGTTCAGTACAGGGGAGCGAGTGTTATTACCCGTACTCAGGCGATACGGGGTCACCCGGTTGGATCGGATAATTATTAGCCACGTAGCGTCAGACCATGCGGGAGGACTGGAGGCTATATCAGTGAACGTGGCTGTGGACGATGTTCTGTCCGGGGAAGCTGAGAGACTCAAGGGTAGCCGACGATGTCGCCCTGGAGAGACCTGGTTCTGGAATGAAGTCGAATTCCGGATTTTGTGGCCTGCTGGTAAAGCTCGTCTGTCCTCCAACAATCGATCCTGCGTTGTCCAGGTCATTGCCGGTAATGGACGCATTCTCCTGACTGGGGACATCGAGGTCAAAGCTGAACAGGCTCTAGTCAGAGCCTACGGAACCGAATTACAGTCCTCGGTGCTGGTAGTCCCGCACCATGGATCGAACACCTCATCTACACTATCTTTTCTGGCTACTGTGCGACCGGAAATTGCGGTTGTGAGTGCAGGCTCGCATAATCGCTATGGACATCCCAGCCCAGAGGTAGTCGACCGATATAAACGACTGGGCATCCGCTGGCTTAATACCACGCGATACGGAGAGATCATTGTCAAAAGTGGTGACAAGGGAAACACGGTCCGTACCTGGAGCCAACATCAACGACGTTTCTGGCACGATTAATAGCAAACTCACCTAGATACTCCGAGTGAGCACGTAATTGTCGGTAGAATCAGAACCAGCACAGTAAATCAGGACGCGAGAGGTCCATTGGATGTTCGAACTAATTCGTAGCGGCGGGTGGTTAATGGTACCGATCATTTTGTGTTCGGTGATCTCTGTTGCCATCATTATCGAACGGTTATGGACTTTGAAGAAAGACAGTGTTGCACCCACTGACCTGGTTAGCGACATTGAGC from Gammaproteobacteria bacterium encodes the following:
- a CDS encoding sulfurtransferase is translated as MLISAQSLMEIYGEEQTRILDCRYVLSDPTAGIGSYRQGHIPGSIYLDLSENLSSPIRAGTGRHPLPAADSFAEAIGKWGVADDSTVIAYDDGPGAMAARCWWLLRWFGHQSVYVLDGGLDAWVEQGGPLFDEVGAYPPAQFTGRPQQNHWIDADTLMRAIDDPDQLIIDARENKRFLGLEEPIDRIAGHMPSAINRPFQHNLWGGCFKSAKSLRQEFVELIGDAPPSQVIHSCGSGVTACHNLLAMEVAGLSGSRLYPGSWSEWITDPSRPIISMM
- the pntB gene encoding Re/Si-specific NAD(P)(+) transhydrogenase subunit beta encodes the protein MSAGIITSAYIAASVLFILSLGGLSHQESARRGNLFGILGMTIAIVATVSNPAVGNYTLIIVLMVAGGGIGTLVATRVQMTAMPQLVALLHSFVGLAAVLVGIGTYLDPTVGYSGVEKTIHEIEIYLGVLIGAVTFTGSVIAFGKLQGLINSHPLTIPGRHLINLAIGLACLWFGWQFISASGLETGLSPLIIATVLALIFGAHMVMAIGGADMPVVISMLNSYSGWAAAATGFMLENDLLIVTGALVGSSGAILSYIMCRAMNRRFLAVILGGFGASSSASSSPVSDQQVISINHNESAHLLREANSVVIVPGYGMAVAHAQHPVSELTKVLRGNNTDVRFAIHPVAGRMPGHMNVLLAEAKVPYDIVLEMDEINDDLPDTDVVLVIGANDIVNPSAQEDLEGPIAGMPVLEVWKSKTTIVLKRSMATGYAGVDNPLFYRDKTKMLFGDAKDSMEKVLSALK
- a CDS encoding Re/Si-specific NAD(P)(+) transhydrogenase subunit alpha codes for the protein MQIGIPREIYPEECRVAVTPEVVTHLIQLGFNVKLETNAGRAASFSDAAYAQSGAVILTSPEEIWESSDILLKVRAPSDHPDLGLHEASLLNQEQTLICFVWPGQNSELVSRLSDTGASVLAMDAVPRISRAQKLDALSSMANVAGYRAIIESAGEFGRFFAGQISAAGKVPPARILVIGAGVAGLAAIAAAGSMGASVRAFDTRPEVKEQVESMGAEFLMLNFAEDGIGVGGYAKTMSEEFIAAEMALFTEQAKEVDIIITTALVPGKPAPRLITAEMVDSMKDGSVIVDLAAEQGGNCELTQPGRVTSANGVRVIGYTDLPSRMPAQSSQLYGTNIRHLLTDICPEKNGQIELDMDDDVIRSMTVTRSGEITWPPPKIEPAIPVEQPTSPPPSVTTGSAESPKKQNSVTTLISLGVVMAIILGVGAVAPSSFMNHFTVFILAIFIGWQVIWNVTPALHTPLMSVTNAISGIIVIGALLKIDAGSSMVVLLAAVSLLIASINISGGFLVTHRMLRMFRRDI
- the prfB gene encoding peptide chain release factor 2 (programmed frameshift), yielding MVAGSGEIFQDLSDCARRIEGLRGYLDYDSRKERLEEILLRLEDPTLWDDPEEAQRLGQERARLEETVGQLDDLSRMAGDLLDLLELARLEDDEETIEEVAKESEEVKQKLEKLEFRRMFSGEADEASAFVDIQAGSGGTEAQDWAEMLLRMYLRWSESGRYSVELVEKSEGEVAGIKSATIHVSGEYAYGYLRTETGVHRLVRKSPFDSGNRRHTSFASVFVYPEVDDRFEIEINSADLRIDTYRASGAGGQHVNRTDSAVRITHLPSGIVVQCQNDRSQHRNRAEAMSMLKSRLYEAEMRARQVEQQKLEDSKADIGWGSQIRSYVLDQSRIKDLRTGVETGNTQAVLDGEIGQFIEASLKAGL
- the lysS gene encoding lysine--tRNA ligase, which gives rise to MVNDIHDQTVQRKEKLSRLRQQGNPYPNDFRRDSCAKDVLEQCEKLSSEQPETRGGEVKLAGRLISKRIMGKASFAHIQDESGRIQLYAQRDRLPDGQYNDSFKKLDIGDIIGVVGKPFITKTGELTIELSQFQLLVKSLHPLPEKYHGLTNVEIRYRQRYVDLLVSEASREVFRKRTATVRSLRKFLDDRGYIEIESPIMQAIPGGANAKPFVTHHNALDRDLYLRVAQELYIKRCLVGGFERVYELNRNFRNEGLSTQHNPEFTMLEYNEAYLDYIDYMDLTEEMLRMVAQNVNGTTKLEYEGHSIDLAQPFERLSMCEAILRYNPKLSSADLTDQNSLASILATHDLEVDSDLSVGKMLMLLFEETVEDHLIQPTYITGYPEVVSPLSRRNDHDSSLTDRFELFVVGRELANGFSELNDAEDQATRFERQAAAKSSGDEEAMFFDQDYITALEYGLPPNAGGGLGVDRFVMLLTGCSSIRDVLLFPHLRSDSNN
- a CDS encoding lipoprotein-releasing ABC transporter permease subunit, translated to MIRPLELLIGLRYTRAKRRNHFISFISLTSIIGIAIGVWALITVLSIMNGFERELRERILSVASHVTVSGQNGWLNEQETVNREINKQTEILASAPFILGQGLLMGGRMVKGALIRGVLPAQEAGVSNLSENLKQGNWNALESGKWQIVLGSELARQLGVSVGQKVTLVAPKGQITPAGLLPRLKRFTVAGIFELGMYEHDSGLAILHLDDASRLFKTGASVSGLRLKLPDLYDAPRIRDQLSRALGETYRVTDWTIQHINLFRAIKIERRVMFIILLLIVAVAAFNIVSTLVMLVTDKRSDMAILRTLGLGPPRVMAIFMIQGTLIGLVGTLIGGVSGVITALNVETLVPWLESMFGVEFFPSSVYVITDFPAQLKWEDVYQIISISFVLSVVATLYPAWRAAKTDPAEVLRYE
- a CDS encoding ATP-binding cassette domain-containing protein; this translates as MSNLTSPILECVGLYKSFTEAGALVQVLSGVNLTVAAGETVAIVGTSGSGKSTFMHLLGGLDKPTQGSVELCGQSLTGLSEKAIGLLRNRSLGFVYQFHHLLPEFSALENVAMPLLIRGETHTSALSHASLLLGKVGLKAREHHKPSELSGGERQRTAVARALVGQPDCVLADEPTGNLDYETAKSVQELFLTLNNEFGTSLVMATHDLGLAQKLDHTYKLANGILQKISS